The following is a genomic window from Paenibacillus thiaminolyticus.
TCGATGAGTTCATAGGTAAGGATGAATTGCTTATGTCGGACAACCAACGAACGAACCTGCCTGCTGCCACGGACTCCTTTGCAACGGCGGAAGCTGCGATTGATTGGATCAATTCTTTGATTCCTTTTGGCATTCGTCCCGGATTGGAGCGGGTCGAGCTCATGATGGAGAAGCTCGGCCATCCGCATCGCCGCCTGAAGTTCATACATGTGGCCGGTACGAACGGCAAAGGCTCCACCTGCGCGCTGCTGACCAGCGTGCTGATGGCCAACGGCTACGATGTCGGCACCTTCACTTCGCCGTACATTGAGAAATTTACGAACCGTTTCAAATACAATAATGAAGATATTCCGGAGGAGACGCTGCTCCGCTTGGCCAATGAATTGAAGCCTCTGGTGGACGAGATCGCGGCGACGCCGCTCGGCTCGCCCACGATGTTCGAGGTATCGACGGTGCTGGCGATTTGCTACTATGCGAAGGTGGCATATCCCGACGTTGTCGTCCTGGAGACCGGATTGGGCGGCCGGCTTGACGTTACCAATATCGTGACGCCTATCGTATCGGTTATTACGAATATCGGGCATGATCATATGGATATTTTGGGCGACACGATCGGGCAGGTGGCGGCGGAGAAGGCTGGCATTATCAAGCCTGGCGTGCCGATTGTCAGCACGGTGGAACAGCCGGAGGCGATCGAGGTTATCCGCCGTACGGCAGGGGAACGGCGCTCTACGCTCTACTTGATGGGCGAGCAATTCCGCTTCGAGGGGCTACATTCCGAGGAGAACGAGCAAACCTTCCATTTCCGCGGTCCGTTCCGTGAGCTGGAGAACTTGGCGATTACGCTGAACGGCGCGCATCAGATGAAGAATGCCGCCGCGGCGCTAATGGCACTCGAGGTGCTGAGACAATATATGGCCTTCCGGGTAGATGACGAGGAGCTCCGGGCGGGCCTGCGCAGCGCGGCCTGGCCGGGAAGACTGGAGATGGTAAGCGAACATCCCCGCATCCTGCTGGACGGAGCTCATAATCCGGAAGGGGCGGAGACGCTCGCTCAGGCGCTGCGCGATACGTACCGTTACAAGCGGCTGCATGTGATGATGGGGATGCTGTCCACCAAGAATCATCATGATGTCCTGCGTCATATACTTCCTTTAGCGGATACTCTTATTTTTACGGAACCTGATTTCCGCAAGAAGATGAGTGCGGAGAACTTGAGTCATATTGCAGAAGAATTGCTGGCTACAGCCTCGCGCCGCCCACAGATTGCAGTAGAGCCGAGCTGGCGCGAGTCCCTAGAACGGCTCAAGGCGATGACCGAACCAGGCGATCTGGCGGTGGTCACCGGCACATTATATCTGATTGCGGACGTTCGCTCGTACGTTTTGCATCGGACCGAATCGGAAAAAGGTTGGTGAGTTCGTGTGAAGACGACGGAACATATTCATTTTATCGGCATCGGGGGCTATGGGATGAGCGCCATCGCCCGCGTCATGCTGCAAATGGGATACACCGTCTCCGGGTCCGACGTCGCCGCATCCGAGGCGACGGCGAAGCTGCAGGCGGAAGGAGCGACGGTACATATCGGGCATGATGCCGGATATGTCGGAGATGCCGGCATTGCCGTATACTCTACGGCTTGCCCTGTTGATAATGTGGAGCGGATCGCGGCGGAGCGGCGGGGCATTCCCGTTCTGCATCGCTCCCAGATGCTGGCGAAGCTGCTGAATGCGAAGAAGGGCGTGGCGGTTGCCGGGGCGCACGGCAAGACGACGACATCGTCGATGATTGCGTTCGTGCTGGAGCGCTGCGGCGCCGATCCGACTTATATTATCGGGGGAGAGGTGACGAACCTGGGCACGAACGCCCGGGCGGGCAGCGGCGAATTCGTCGTAGCCGAAGCCGATGAAAGCGATGGCTCGTTCCTCGCTTACCATCCTTATATTCCCGTGATTACGAATATTGAAGCCGATCATTTGGAGAACTATGATGGAGATTTCGAGCGGCTCAAAGCGGCATATGTCCAATTCCTGTCCCAGCGCAGTCCGAACGGGATCGCCGTCCTGTGCGCCGATGATCCGATCTTGCGGAGCATGGCTCCGCGGCTTGGTCAAGGGGTGGTCACCTATGGGATCGATGAGGCTGCCGATTATATGGCGGACGATATCCAAGCTGAGGGTCGCGGCATGACGTTCCGGATGCGCCATCACGGCAATACGCTGGGCAGCGTGCGGCTGTCCATACCGGGCCGGTATAATGTGCTGAACGCGATGGCTACGCTGATCGTCGCAATGCAGGCGGGCGTCTCCTTCGAAAGTGCCGCCGAAGCGATCACCGACTTCATCGGCGCGAAGCGCCGCTTTCAAGTTGTCGGGGAAGAGGGCGGTATTCTGGTCGTCGATGATTATGCTCATCATCCGACAGAGATTGCAGCGACCCTGACGGCGGCCAAGGCGACCGGGCGCCGGCTCGTGGCTGTATTTCAGCCGCAGCGCTATTCGCGGACTTATTTCCTGTTCGAGCAGTTCAGCCGCGCCTTCACGGAGGCGGATGAACTGATTGTGACCGATATTTATTCGCCAGCAGGAGAGAAGCCGATTGAAGGCATTACGGCGGCCGCGCTCGTGAACCGCATTCGGGAGAACAGCAACGGCCAGGCGCAATATATCGCCAGCAAGGACGATGCGCTGGAGCGGCTGAAGGCGCTCGTGCAGCCGGGGGATTTGGTGCTGACGATGGGCGCGGGCGATATATGGAAGACCGCGTACGCGCTAAAAACTTTGTTGCAGACGAAGGCATAACCGATTAGCGAGAAGACCATTCCAATAGCGGAATGGTCTTTTGGCATTTCATATCGAGGATAGATTACGCCAAATCCCCCTTTCCGATGTTCTATCGTATGTTTTTCCCCCTTGATAGGGAGCACCTCGTCGAATCTAGCATGCGATATGCCTTTTTTCATTTTCATAGACAGAGAAGGTTCTAATGCCAAGGACTCTATCATAGATTTCATAGTAAAGAAGAGGACAAGGTGAGGTGGAGCAGGATGAATCGTACGCACAGCAAAATGACATTCCGGTTCGGCGATTCCGGAACGACAGCCGGACGGGAGCAGAATGAGCAGAACGAGCGGGACGGACGGAGACAGTCGGACCTTGAGCAGACGGGCTATGCCATAGATACGATTGCCGAAGTGGAAGGGGCGCTGCCAGACGGTCCGGAAGTCGAAGAAGCAGCGGAAACGCACGGGCACCCGCATCCGGTACGGGAGGATGAGCCTGCAATCCTGGGTGGCGGGGACGAGGACGAGATACACCGAATTGAGAGCTTCATCCGGGAGTCGGACAAACAGTCCGCCCAGCGCTATCCGCTTCCGGTCTCTATCGCCGATCCGGCGGGCGAACCGATGAGCGAGCAAGGGGAGTGGGCGTGGAATGGGGTGCATACCCGTACCCGCAAGCCGTCGCTGTGGAAGGTAATCGCTTCCGTGGCCGGGGCGCTGGCGACGGGAGCGGTGTTCGGCTTCATCGCGCTCTCTCTGTTCAAGGGGGAAGTGAGGCTGCCCGATCCGACGGCGGGGCTGCCGAATCTATCCGGGCAAGCGGAGCAGACGTCGGATGGCGGGAAAGTGGTTCAGACCGCCTCGGATAAGCAACCGGCGGACTCTGCTGCCATTCCGGCCACCGCCCAGCCAACTGGCAAGGGGGACAAGTCGGAAGCGGCTTGGCAAGCGACAGGCGTCTACGTCACCGACGTGAACATTCCGGAGAAGACGTTCTATATGCTTCAATATGGAGTCTTCGACAAGCCGGAGGGAGCTAAGACGGCGATAGGCGAGCTGCGGGACAAGGGAATGGCGGCGATGGAGGAGCAGGCGGGACAGCATCGCGTCTACGCGGCTATCGCTTCCGCGCGCGAGGATGCGATGAGCTTGAGCCAGCTGCTGAAGAACCGGCAGATCGACATGTACGTCCGGGAGATGAGCCGGCCGGCCTTGACGCAGCTCGCCTTCCAGGGGAATGCCGCTGATGTGGAGCAGTTCATGGAAGACAGCGACGCTGTCATCAGCTGGCTAACGGCGCAATCGGTTGCCCATCTGGAAGGAACCGAATCCGCCGCCTTCGCAGTGGAAGACACCGAGCAGCTGCGGAAGCAGCATCTGCAGTGGACCCAGCACATGAGCAAGGTGCAGAAGGGTCAGCCGAAGCAGTCGGCCGATGCCTGGACGAAGCTCGTGCAAGCGATGAACACGGCGATTAGCGCCGTCAATGAATACAATAAGCAGCCGTCCGCCTCGCATCTGTGGAGCATTCAGCAAGCGGTGATGCAGTATCTGTCTGCGGAACGCTCTTGGCTGGATACGATGAAGGCGTAGCCTCTTGAGGCGTACAGCAAGCAAGAAGCCGGCATCAGCCGGCTTCTTCTTTGTACAGGAGGGGCGTTAGGGGATCAGTTGGCGGGAGGAGCCATAATTTCTTCGATGCGCGACAGCACGTCCTGCGTCAACGCAATGCCGGAAGCGAGGACATTCTCCTTCACTTGCTGCGGTCGGCTGGCTCCGACGAGGGCGCTGGCTACGTTGCTCTGGCGCAGTATCCAGGCAATGGCCAACTGGCCGACCGTCATATCCAGCTCTCCGGCCAGCCCGGCGAGCATCCGAACCTGCTCGATCCGTTCCGGCGTAATGCCTTTGCGCATCCCTTCCAGCTTGGAGGCGCGGCTGTCTTCCGGGAATGCCGAGGAGGAGCTGTATTTTCCGGTCAGCAAGCCTTGGGCCAACGGCGAGTAGACGACTTGTCCAATCCCGTTCCGCTCGCTGAACGGAATGATTTCCTTCTCGATATGACGGTCGAACAGATTGTACACGGGCTGGTTGACGACGATCCGGTCCAGCAAATAGCGATCGGCGATGGCCAGCGCTTCCGCCATCTGCGCCGCCGTCCACATGCTGACCCCGACATACAAAATCTTGCCTTGGCGGAGTAGATCGTCGAGGGCGCGAAGCGTCTCTTCCATCGGCGTCTGATCATCGAAGCGGTGGCAGTAGTACAGATCGATATAATCATGCCCGAGCCGCTTCAAGCTTGCGTGGCATTGCTCCGTAATATGCTTGCGGGACAGCCCGCGATCGTTGGGACCGTCGCCCATGGCGCCAAATACTTTCGTTGCCAGCACATAGGATTCGCGCGGATAGGCCTTCAGCGTCTCACCGACGACCTTCTCCGCCTCGCCGCGCTCGTACACATTGGCGGTGTCGAAGAAGTTCACGCCCAGTTCATAGGCGTTCTCTATCGCCTGCACGGCGTTTTGGCGTTCAACGTATCCACCGTAGGTCAGCCAACTTCCGAGACTGATCTCGCTTACTTTCAGCCCGCTTGCTCCCAATCTGCGATATTGCATGCTTCCAACCTCCTAGAGTCCGTTATGGATGATCATAGTTCAGATAGACCTCATTCTATTGTAAAAGAAGTCATCTGCGTTTGGAAAGCGGTTTGATCCGAACGATTGGCGATAATCTCAACATTTTCCTCCGTAACTTTGAGGCTAGCCGCACGTCTAACATAAGGATAAAACATGCCCCCTTCATTGCCCCGGCACGCTTCTGAAACATTTCCACAAACTCCCTCCATTTTTTGCGTCAAATGGAACAGGAAGCGTTTGTTTCAAAGTCAACTTCCGCGTATAATAAAAATGGTGTCAAAAAATGGCGAGGAGCGGATGAACATGGCAATGCAGACACAACAACAACCGGAATTGATTTTGGCTTCATCCTCCCCTCGCAGGCAGGAATTGATTCGCGCTCTGGGCCTTCCTTATTCGGTCCAGCCCAGTGATGCTGACGAGACGGTGCCTCCCGGGTGGCCGCCCGATCGCATCGTCGAACAATTGGCCTTGCGCAAGGCTGAGGCTGTGGCCCGCATGCGTCGCAGTGAAGGGAAGGGCGGCATCGTCGTCGGCTCGGATACGATCGTCGTGCTTGACGGCGCGGTACTCGGCAAGCCGGAGAACGAAGCGGATGCGGAGCGGGCGCTGACGGCGTTTCAGGGACGATCGCATGAAGTATACACCGGCGTCGCGCTCGTCCATGTATCCGACGGGCGGACAGGCGTGAGCCATCGTGCCACGGTCGTACATATGAAGCCCTGCAGCACGGAGCGGATCCGCCGCTATATCGCGACGGGAGAGCCGATGGACAAAGCCGGCTCCTACGGTATACAAGGAGTCGGAGCCACGTTAGTCGAGCGAATCGAAGGTTGTTATTTCAATGTAGTAGGTCTTCCGTTATCGCTCCTGACCGATATGCTTGAGCCATTCGGAATCAGAGTGCCATAGAACGCCGGGAGTCCGGCAGGCAAGAAGCTTGGGATAGGAATGCCGCAAATCCACGATTCAGGAGGTTGTGCGACATGGAACATCACCCGCTTCTTCGTGATCTGCCCCATGGCGAGCGCCCGAGAGAGCGCATGCTGCAATACGGGGCGGAAGCGTTAAGCCATGCGGAGTTATTGGCGATTTTGCTGCGGACGGGGACGAAGGACGAATCGGCCGTCGTCCTGGCGCAGCGCATTTTGAACCGGGCAGGCCATTTGCGTTACTTGCCCGATCTGTCGGTGACCGAGTTGACCCAGACCCGGGGTGTGGGCCTCGCGAAGGCGATTCAGCTCAAGGCCGGCTTGGAGCTTGGCAGGCGAATGGCGCGATCGCGCAGTGACGATGCGATTACGATCCGGCGGCCGCAGGATGCGGCGGAATGGCTGATGGAATCAATGCGGTACTATCAGCAGGAGCATTTTGTTTGTCTTTTCTTGAATACGAAAAACCGGATTATTGCTCAACAAACGATTACGATCGGCATATTAGACGCCTCTCTCGTTCATCCGCGCGAAGTGTATCGCGCCGCCTTGAAATACGGGGCGGCCTCCATCATTTGCGCGCATAATCATCCGAGCGGGGATCCGACGCCAAGCCCGGAAGACGCGGCCATCACTAGACGGCTCGTCGACACGGGCGAGATTGTCGGCATCGATCTGCTGGACCACTTGGTCATCGGAGATAATCAATATGTGAGTTTGAAGGAACGCGGACTCATGTAATATAATGATTGAGATTGAGGCTATAAAAAGGAGATTGACAACATGCTAGGTGGCTTTACAAAAGACTTGGGAATTGACTTGGGAACAGCCAATACATTGGTATATATTCGTGGCAAAGGAATCGTTGTACGCGAGCCGTCTGTCGTCGCGATCCGGACGGATACGAAGACGATCGAAGCGGTTGGTGAAGCCGCCAAGAAGATGATCGGCCGCACGCCGGGCAATATCCGGGCTATCCGTCCGATGAAGGACGGCGTTATCGCCGACTTCGACACGACCTCCACGATGATTAAATATTTCATTCGGCAAGCGCAGAAGCAGCGTTCGCTCTTCCCGCGCCACCCGAATGTAATGGTCTGTGTGCCGTCGGGCATTACGGCCGTCGAGCAGCGTGCGGTGGAAGACGCGACGAAGCAAGCGGGCGCCAGAGACGCCTACACGATCGAGGAGCCGTTCGCGGCGGCGATCGGGGCCGATCTGCCGGTATGGGAGCCGACAGGAAGCATGGTTGTCGATATCGGCGGCGGTACGACGGAAGTCGCCGTCATCTCGCTCGGCGGTATTGTCACTTGCCGCTCTGTTCGGGTTGCGGGCGATGAGATGGATGAATCGATCATTCAATACATCAAGCGCCAGTATAATATGATGATAGGGGAGCGCACGGCAGAGCAGCTGAAGATGGATTTGGGCTCTGCAATGGAGTTGGATGAAGTGGAGACGATGGAGATTCGGGGCCGCGATCTGCTGACCGGATTGCCTAAGACGCTGTCCATCTCTTCGAATGAGATTACCGACGCGCTGCTGGATACGATCAACTCGATCGTGGAAGCGGTCAAGGTGACGCTGGAGAAATGTCCGCCGGAGCTGGCAGCCGATATTATGGATCGGGGCATCGTTCTCACGGGCGGCGGAGCGCTGCTTCGCAACCTCGACAAGCTGCTTGCGCGGGAGACCGGGATGCCGGTCATCGTGGCGGAGAACCCGTTGGATTGCGTTGCTATCGGCACCGGTCGGGCACTCGACAATATTCACTTGTTCAAGGGACGCGGAAGCTCCGGCCTTCGCTCCAAGCGATAACCATGCTATTGGCCCCGCGCTGATCCGTTCCCTCGGCGCGGGCTCTATTTCGAGGAGGAACGAGTACCGCTTTACGATGAGAAGGTGTTGATACTGTTTAAGCTGTTGGGGAACAAACGGTTAATCATTCTATTGTTCGGACTTATTTTGTTTATCGCATTGATGGGCTTTACCTTGGGCGGGCGGCTGAAGATGTCGTGGCCGGAGAAAATCGTGCACGATACGGTCACCTTCGTGCAGCAACTGGTGTATAAGCCGGCTTCCTATGTATCGAATTTTTTTCATGATATCGCGACTTTGAAGGAACTGCATGAAGAGAATGAGCGTCTGAAGATTGTGGAGGCCCATTACATACGGGACAAAGCTTATTACAGCGAAGTTCAGGCAACGAACGAACGGCTTATGGAGGAGCTGAAGTTCACCGAGCGCCAGAAGCAGTTGAACCTGCCGTATGAGTACCGGATTGCGCAAGTGTCCTCCATTAACGTAGCCGATCCGTTCAACCAGACGCTGAACCTCAATCTTGGGGAGATCAACGGCGTCCGCCAAGGGATGCCCGTCATTTCTGTCGATGGCGTAGTCGGGACGATCAGCCGCGTGTATGAATTCTCCTCCACCGTGCAGCTGTTGACCAATCTGGACGAGAAGGACCCGAATTCGCGCCCGATTTCGGCGACCGTGCTTGGCAAAAGCGATTCCTTCGGTATGATAGAGTCGTACGATCACAGCAGCGGCACCTTCACGATGACACGGATTGAAGAGAACGACAAGGTGAAGGTGGGAGATACGATTATTTCCTCCGGCTTCGGCGGAGTATTCCCGGGCGGACTAATTATCGGCACCGTTGTCTCTTTGCAGCAAGGAGACCTGGGACTGACGCGGACTGCTACCATCGAACCGGCAGCCACCTACCGCGACTGGCGCGAGCTATTCATCGTCTTCACGCCGGATCCGGAAGACAACGCATCGAAGAAAGAGGATAAGTGATGAACCGGAATTGGATGATTGGCTTCATGTTCGTGCTGTTCGTATTGGAGGGGACGCTGCTTCCACTCATCATTCCGGATATGTGGCAGGGGCGCATTATTCCGCAGTTCATATTCATTGTAGTGCTCTATCACGGCATCTATCAGCATCGTCACACGGCGCTTATTATGGGACTTGCGTTCGGATTTTTGCAGGATATCGTATACTACGGGCATATGATTGGTCCGCATGCGTTCAGCATGGGGCTGCTCGGCTATTTGGCGGGGCTTCTCTTTCCCGGACGGAACATCACACTCATACCGATGATGGCAGCGGCGGTCTTGGGAAGCTTCTTGTACCAGACGATATTGTTCGCTATCTATTCGCTGTTCAACTTGAGCAAAATGACGTATGAAGTTGCGATTTTCGACTATTTGATTCCGAGTCTGTTCGTACAGCTGCTGTTCGCGCTGACGATCTATGTTCCGATGCGGAAATGGTTCGATCTTCAGTCGGGAACCGCTGAAAATGAACAAGACTAAGCAGCCGTCTTTGGGCACTTCGTCCAGGCGGCTGATGCTGTTTTCAAGCGCAGTTCCGGTGCTGCTGCCGGGCGGGGAAGGAGAGGTGTTCACCAGCCTCGGTTGGCGATCGCTCTTCTTCGAGGGGCTTCGACAGAGGTTTTTCTTACGATTCACGGCTTTCTTGCAGGAACTTTTCTTATCCGTCACGAAAAAGATAACCGTGGGGAGGGACATTTCATGACGGCCAAGCCATTGGTAACGATAAAAGGCATGAAAGACGGCCTCGTGTTCCTGCTTGACGATCAGTGCGAATTTACAGACTTGTTGCAAGAATTGCGCGACAAGCTTGACCATACACCGCATTTTTTCGACGGACCGCTTGTGTATGTCGATGTCAAGTTAGGAGCCCGTACCGCTGCCGACGAGCAAAAGACAGAGATGCTCAACATTTTGCGGCAGCGGGGGAATCTGCTAATCCGATCGCTGGAATCGGATGCCGATGTCAAGAAGGAAGCGCAAGGGTACCGCGTTCATACGATGACCGGAATGGTTCGCTCGGGGCAGGTGCTCCGCCATGACGGGCATCTGCTGTTCCTTGGCGACGTCAATCCGGGCGGAATGATCATAAGCAGCGGAGACATATTCGTCTTTGGAGCCCTGCGGGGCACAGCCCATGCCGGCGTCGATGGAGAGACCGGCGCGGTTATCGCCGCCTCGCTGTTTGCGCCGACGCAGCTGCGCATCGCGGATGTCATAAGCCGACCGCCGGACGAATGGGGAGTAGCGCAGGCTCATATGGAATTTGCGTATATCCATGACGGCATGATGCAAATTGACAAAATCTCGCAACTTCATCGCGTCCGCAAGGACATTACTTTGTTCAAAGGAGTGTAGAAGAACTATGGGAGAGGCTATCGTCGTCACTTCGGGGAAAGGCGGCGTCGGCAAGACGACGACGTCGGCGAATTTGGGGACCGCGCTTGCCCTGCTCGGCAAAAAAGTATGCATGGTCGACACCGATATCGGCTTGCGCAACCTTGATGTCGTTATGGGGCTGGAGAATCGCATCATCTATGATATTTGCGACGTGGCCGACGGCCGCTGCCGATTGAATCAAGCGCTTGTCAAGGATAAGCGGTTCGATGAATTGT
Proteins encoded in this region:
- the minC gene encoding septum site-determining protein MinC, producing the protein MTAKPLVTIKGMKDGLVFLLDDQCEFTDLLQELRDKLDHTPHFFDGPLVYVDVKLGARTAADEQKTEMLNILRQRGNLLIRSLESDADVKKEAQGYRVHTMTGMVRSGQVLRHDGHLLFLGDVNPGGMIISSGDIFVFGALRGTAHAGVDGETGAVIAASLFAPTQLRIADVISRPPDEWGVAQAHMEFAYIHDGMMQIDKISQLHRVRKDITLFKGV
- a CDS encoding SPOR domain-containing protein; this translates as MNRTHSKMTFRFGDSGTTAGREQNEQNERDGRRQSDLEQTGYAIDTIAEVEGALPDGPEVEEAAETHGHPHPVREDEPAILGGGDEDEIHRIESFIRESDKQSAQRYPLPVSIADPAGEPMSEQGEWAWNGVHTRTRKPSLWKVIASVAGALATGAVFGFIALSLFKGEVRLPDPTAGLPNLSGQAEQTSDGGKVVQTASDKQPADSAAIPATAQPTGKGDKSEAAWQATGVYVTDVNIPEKTFYMLQYGVFDKPEGAKTAIGELRDKGMAAMEEQAGQHRVYAAIASAREDAMSLSQLLKNRQIDMYVREMSRPALTQLAFQGNAADVEQFMEDSDAVISWLTAQSVAHLEGTESAAFAVEDTEQLRKQHLQWTQHMSKVQKGQPKQSADAWTKLVQAMNTAISAVNEYNKQPSASHLWSIQQAVMQYLSAERSWLDTMKA
- a CDS encoding bifunctional folylpolyglutamate synthase/dihydrofolate synthase, which gives rise to MSDNQRTNLPAATDSFATAEAAIDWINSLIPFGIRPGLERVELMMEKLGHPHRRLKFIHVAGTNGKGSTCALLTSVLMANGYDVGTFTSPYIEKFTNRFKYNNEDIPEETLLRLANELKPLVDEIAATPLGSPTMFEVSTVLAICYYAKVAYPDVVVLETGLGGRLDVTNIVTPIVSVITNIGHDHMDILGDTIGQVAAEKAGIIKPGVPIVSTVEQPEAIEVIRRTAGERRSTLYLMGEQFRFEGLHSEENEQTFHFRGPFRELENLAITLNGAHQMKNAAAALMALEVLRQYMAFRVDDEELRAGLRSAAWPGRLEMVSEHPRILLDGAHNPEGAETLAQALRDTYRYKRLHVMMGMLSTKNHHDVLRHILPLADTLIFTEPDFRKKMSAENLSHIAEELLATASRRPQIAVEPSWRESLERLKAMTEPGDLAVVTGTLYLIADVRSYVLHRTESEKGW
- a CDS encoding aldo/keto reductase family protein, yielding MQYRRLGASGLKVSEISLGSWLTYGGYVERQNAVQAIENAYELGVNFFDTANVYERGEAEKVVGETLKAYPRESYVLATKVFGAMGDGPNDRGLSRKHITEQCHASLKRLGHDYIDLYYCHRFDDQTPMEETLRALDDLLRQGKILYVGVSMWTAAQMAEALAIADRYLLDRIVVNQPVYNLFDRHIEKEIIPFSERNGIGQVVYSPLAQGLLTGKYSSSSAFPEDSRASKLEGMRKGITPERIEQVRMLAGLAGELDMTVGQLAIAWILRQSNVASALVGASRPQQVKENVLASGIALTQDVLSRIEEIMAPPAN
- the mreC gene encoding rod shape-determining protein MreC, whose protein sequence is MILFKLLGNKRLIILLFGLILFIALMGFTLGGRLKMSWPEKIVHDTVTFVQQLVYKPASYVSNFFHDIATLKELHEENERLKIVEAHYIRDKAYYSEVQATNERLMEELKFTERQKQLNLPYEYRIAQVSSINVADPFNQTLNLNLGEINGVRQGMPVISVDGVVGTISRVYEFSSTVQLLTNLDEKDPNSRPISATVLGKSDSFGMIESYDHSSGTFTMTRIEENDKVKVGDTIISSGFGGVFPGGLIIGTVVSLQQGDLGLTRTATIEPAATYRDWRELFIVFTPDPEDNASKKEDK
- the murC gene encoding UDP-N-acetylmuramate--L-alanine ligase, producing the protein MKTTEHIHFIGIGGYGMSAIARVMLQMGYTVSGSDVAASEATAKLQAEGATVHIGHDAGYVGDAGIAVYSTACPVDNVERIAAERRGIPVLHRSQMLAKLLNAKKGVAVAGAHGKTTTSSMIAFVLERCGADPTYIIGGEVTNLGTNARAGSGEFVVAEADESDGSFLAYHPYIPVITNIEADHLENYDGDFERLKAAYVQFLSQRSPNGIAVLCADDPILRSMAPRLGQGVVTYGIDEAADYMADDIQAEGRGMTFRMRHHGNTLGSVRLSIPGRYNVLNAMATLIVAMQAGVSFESAAEAITDFIGAKRRFQVVGEEGGILVVDDYAHHPTEIAATLTAAKATGRRLVAVFQPQRYSRTYFLFEQFSRAFTEADELIVTDIYSPAGEKPIEGITAAALVNRIRENSNGQAQYIASKDDALERLKALVQPGDLVLTMGAGDIWKTAYALKTLLQTKA
- the radC gene encoding RadC family protein, which translates into the protein MEHHPLLRDLPHGERPRERMLQYGAEALSHAELLAILLRTGTKDESAVVLAQRILNRAGHLRYLPDLSVTELTQTRGVGLAKAIQLKAGLELGRRMARSRSDDAITIRRPQDAAEWLMESMRYYQQEHFVCLFLNTKNRIIAQQTITIGILDASLVHPREVYRAALKYGAASIICAHNHPSGDPTPSPEDAAITRRLVDTGEIVGIDLLDHLVIGDNQYVSLKERGLM
- a CDS encoding Maf family protein; amino-acid sequence: MQTQQQPELILASSSPRRQELIRALGLPYSVQPSDADETVPPGWPPDRIVEQLALRKAEAVARMRRSEGKGGIVVGSDTIVVLDGAVLGKPENEADAERALTAFQGRSHEVYTGVALVHVSDGRTGVSHRATVVHMKPCSTERIRRYIATGEPMDKAGSYGIQGVGATLVERIEGCYFNVVGLPLSLLTDMLEPFGIRVP
- a CDS encoding rod shape-determining protein, whose protein sequence is MLGGFTKDLGIDLGTANTLVYIRGKGIVVREPSVVAIRTDTKTIEAVGEAAKKMIGRTPGNIRAIRPMKDGVIADFDTTSTMIKYFIRQAQKQRSLFPRHPNVMVCVPSGITAVEQRAVEDATKQAGARDAYTIEEPFAAAIGADLPVWEPTGSMVVDIGGGTTEVAVISLGGIVTCRSVRVAGDEMDESIIQYIKRQYNMMIGERTAEQLKMDLGSAMELDEVETMEIRGRDLLTGLPKTLSISSNEITDALLDTINSIVEAVKVTLEKCPPELAADIMDRGIVLTGGGALLRNLDKLLARETGMPVIVAENPLDCVAIGTGRALDNIHLFKGRGSSGLRSKR
- the mreD gene encoding rod shape-determining protein MreD, giving the protein MNRNWMIGFMFVLFVLEGTLLPLIIPDMWQGRIIPQFIFIVVLYHGIYQHRHTALIMGLAFGFLQDIVYYGHMIGPHAFSMGLLGYLAGLLFPGRNITLIPMMAAAVLGSFLYQTILFAIYSLFNLSKMTYEVAIFDYLIPSLFVQLLFALTIYVPMRKWFDLQSGTAENEQD